From the genome of Vicia villosa cultivar HV-30 ecotype Madison, WI linkage group LG2, Vvil1.0, whole genome shotgun sequence, one region includes:
- the LOC131650967 gene encoding uncharacterized protein LOC131650967 has translation MKCLYWNVRGIANSPTKLALKRLIRVNKPDFVFISEPWMDVKDFPFRWLQRLGLKLFAVNNRDGLDPNLWCCCLLSLEPQVVAADCQQVSFTLKIQDRFFGVSAVYASTNLVNRRLLWHNLSQLQNNFNLPWAFIGDFNCILGAHEHSGSRSPARTPIDDFNNWTNRNSLVHLPTSGAFFTWKNGRKGVMHIERRLDRTICNQGWIDHWSSNSCRTLSRNKSDHYPILFEFLHSQDKPASVFKFMRTWASHQGCEDLITETWKTRVVGCPMFILQRKLQILKSRLKDWNKHTFGNVQDKVKDSEDSLKQIQDKIVEDGPSDSLEAMERNAQVQLDLALQREEIFWKERARVKWTAEGDRNTKYFHRVAKIKQTTKKIACLKVDGNIITDRKQIAEHVQNTNLTRLPSMEEVFAAVSSLNNESAPGPDGFSGFFYQKYWSIIKDDVLGVVLHFFKEGWITPNYNSNTLVLIPKVPNALSIDQYRPIALANFKHKIITKILADRLAVLMPSLISKEQRAFIKGRTIKDCICVTSEAINLLPNRSKNGNLAIKVDISKAFDTLNWDFLLKVLKRFGFEEKFCNWISAILHSAVISVSVNGMQAGFFNCKSGVRQGDPLSPLLFCLAEDVLSRGISKLVEKKKVKLIKATRDSYVPSHVLFADDIMVFCKGDKGSITNQRHLHIASRLGFNTGQGPFTYLGAPIFRGRPKPIHFQGIADKIRNKLTAWRASLLSIAGRLVLVKSVMQSMMIHTLVIYSWPISVLKSINRWARNFIWSGEINKRKTVTVAWDTCCRPYGEGGLGIRSLVSLNNAANLKQCWDLFNSKEQWAILLRARVLRDGRKISYHIFSSLWSSFKASLEEVKENSCWLIGNGEKINFWSDNWNGSVVLDSLNASGVSNPFYKDKVVVYIHDRKWRLPTDIKVMFPQLVSLLDQVHLSVVQTVDLLVWKPATDGILTLKLAYDFISSKSSVIDWGKRIWNKLIPSSYSLLLWRLLHNKVPTDDNMAVRGFYLPSLCNLCGIMGETVEHLFFNCSFAARFWHFLSESLSLLCNSIEDIWSVYNKLISEQSKVVWMAAVSSVVSMIWKARNLCRFEDKKCNWYTLLFEVKRDVMFAGNSTQKKGSNAILDFQFLKSFNINVNPPKAFLVKEFLWHPPILHWIKCNTDGAASGEPQRAACGGIYRDHTGMHKGSFSKFLGPGNAFLAELFGAILAIEIARQKNWNNLWLETDSTLVVLAFSKPHMVPWAFRSRWENVINHTKSINFLVTHIYREGNYCADRLANIGLHVQGFTWWDVVHREILMEFAKNSIGLPIYRLQIMSVWAVVFFEEGEHIRVCLNPHWNFSRVVKAINIGFQQLDGPTRKVKQIDYHCPYITLTDASPEGTYIYYWDRVKSDVDVDLMFWTYSGEVNRDVQDPLVLAVILE, from the exons ATGAAGTGCCTTTATTGGAATGTGAGAGGTATTGCTAACTCTCCCACAAAACTAGCTCTAAAAAGACTCATTCGTGTAAATAAACCGGACTTTGTTTTCATCTCTGAACCATGGATGGATGTGAAAGATTTTCCTTTTAGATGGCTTCAAAGATTAGGTCTTAAGCTGTTTGCTGTGAACAATAGGGATGGCTTAGATCCTAATCTTTGGTGCTGCTGCCTCTTATCTCTTGAACCTCAAGTGGTTGCTGCCGACTGCCAGCAGGTCTCTTTTACTCTGAAGATCCAGGACAGGTTTTTTGGTGTGTCTGCTGTTTATGCTTCTACAAATCTTGTGAATCGTAGATTGCTTTGGCATAACTTATCTCAACTCCAAAATAATTTCAACCTTCCCTGGGCTTTCATTGGGGACTTCAACTGCATATTGGGGGCTCATGAACATAGCGGCTCTAGGTCTCCGGCTAGAACTCCGATTGATGATTTCAATAATTGGACGAACCGGAACTCCCTGGTTCATCTCCCTACCTCTGGTGCCTTTTTCACATGGAAGAATGGTCGAAAAGGTGTTATGCACATTGAGAGGCGCCTAGATAGAACAATCTGCAATCAAGGTTGGATTGATCATTGGAGTAGCAATTCCTGCAGAACCCTTTCCCGTAACAAATCGGATCACTATCCTATTCTTTTTGAGTTTTTGCACAGTCAAGACAAACCGGCCTCTGTTTTTAAATTTATGCGCACTTGGGCCTCGCATCAAGGCTGCGAAGATCTTATTACTGAGACTTGGAAAACTAGGGTAGTGGGATGTCCTATGTTCATTCTCCAAAGAAAGCTTCAAATTCTAAAATCAAGGCTCAAAGATTGGAATAAACACACTTTTGGTAATGTCCAAGACAAAGTCAAGGATTCGGAAGACAGTCTCAAGCAAATTCAGGATAAGATAGTGGAAGATGGCCCCTCGGATTCGCTGGAGGCTATGGAGAGAAATGCTCAGGTTCAGCTAGATCTTGCTCTTCAAAGAGAAGAGATTTTTTGGAAGGAAAGAGCCCGTGTCAAATGGACGGCGGAAGGGGATAGGAATACGAAATATTTCCACAGGGTTGCCAAGATTAAGCAAACCACCAAGAAAATTGCTTGTCTAAAAGTGGACGGGAACATCATTACGGATAGGAAACAAATTGCGGAGCATGTG CAAAACACTAATCTCACCAGGCTGCCATCAATGGAGGAGGTTTTTGCAGCCGTATCGAGCTTGAACAACGAGAGCGCCCCGGGACCGGATGGTTTCAGCGGTTTCTTTTATCAAAAATACTGGAGCATAATTAAGGATGATGTCTTAGGGGTTGTTCTGCATTTTTTTAAAGAAGGGTGGATCACTCCGAATTATAACTCCAACACCTTGGTGTTGATTCCTAAAGTTCCAAATGCGCTGTCCATTGATCAGTACAGGCCTATTGCGCTGGCGAATTTCAAACACAAAATTATAACCAAAATCCTGGCGGACAGATTAGCAGTGTTAATGCCTTCTCTAATTTCTAAGGAACAAAGGGCCTTCATCAAGGGAAGGACGATTAAAGACTGCATTTGCGTCACCTCCGAAGCTATCAATCTCCTTCCAAACCGGAGCAAGAACGGAAACTTGGCCATTAAAGTTGACATATCTAAGGCATTCGATACTCTAAATTGGGATTTCTTACTAAAAGTTCTCAAAAGGTTTGGGTTTGAGGAAAAATTCTGCAACTGGATTTCTGCTATTCTTCATTCTGCGGTCATTTCTGTCTCGGTTAATGGTATGCAGGCAGGTTTTTTTAATTGTAAAAGTGGAGTGCGTCAGGGTGATCCGTTATCGCCGCTTCTTTTTTGCTTAGCCGAAGACGTGCTTAGCAGGGGAATTTCTAAACTTGTGGAGAAAAAAAAGGTGAAGCTTATTAAAGCTACTAGGGATTCGTATGTGCCTTCGCATGTTTTATTCGCGGACGACATCATGGTTTTTTGCAAAGGAGACAAAG GGTCAATTACAAATCAAAGACATCTTCATATTGCCTCTCGTTTGGGTTTCAATACGGGACAGGGTCCCTTCACGTATTTGGGTGCTCCAATTTTTCGAGGAAGGCCAAAACCGATCCACTTTCAAGGCATTGCGGATAAAATTCGAAACAAGCTTACGGCATGGAGAGCTAGCCTTTTATCTATTGCTGGCAGATTAGTGCTTGTCAAATCTGTTATGCAAAGCATGATGATCCACACCTTAGTGATATATTCTTGGCCGATTTCGGTTCTGAAGAGCATTAATAGATGGGCTAGGAATTTTATCTGGAGTGGGGAGATAAACAAGCGAAAAACTGTCACGGTAGCCTGGGACACATGCTGTCGGCCGTATGGAGAGGGAGGTTTGGGAATTCGATCTCTGGTTTCTTTAAACAACGCTGCCAATCTGAAGCAGTGCTGGGATCTTTTTAATTCGAAGGAGCAGTGGGCAATTTTGCTTAGGGCCAGAGTTTTGCGGGATGGCCGAAAGATCTCGTATcacattttttcttctttgtggAGCAGCTTTAAAGCGTCTTTGGAAGAGGTTAAAGAGAATTCTTGCTGGTTAATAGGAAATGGGGAGAAGATTAATTTCTGGTCGGACAATTGGAATGGTTCGGTGGTGCTTGATTCTTTAAACGCTTCCGGAGTTTCAAATCCGTTCTACAAAGACAAAGTTGTTGTGTATATTCATGATAGAAAGTGGAGGCTGCCTACTGATATTAAGGTAATGTTTCCTCAACTGGTTTCCCTTCTTGATCAAGTTCATTTGTCAGTGGTTCAAACTGTGGACCTCCTGGTTTGGAAACCCGCAACTGACGGCATTCTAACCTTGAAGCTAGCTTACGACTTCATCTCCAGCAAAAGCAGCGTTATAGATTGGGGGAAACGCATTTGGAACAAGCTGATTCCATCCTCGTACTCCTTACTATTATGGAGGTTGCTTCACAATAAAGTGCCGACAGACGATAACATGGCTGTTAGGGGTTTCTATCTACCTTCTCTTTGCAATCTGTGTGGTATTATGGGAGAAACAGTGGAGCATTTGTTCTTCAATTGCTCGTTTGCGGCCAGATTTTGGCATTTCTTGTCAGAATCTTTATCGTTATTGTGCAATTCTATAGAAGACATTTGGTCCGTTTACAACAAACTAATTTCTGAGCAAAGCAAGGTGGTGTGGATGGCGGCGGTCTCTAGTGTGGTATCCATGATTTGGAAAGCTCGCAACTTATGTCGGTTCGAGGATAAAAAATGCAACTGGTACACCTTACTTTTTGAGGTTAAGAGAGATGTTATGTTTGCTGGAAATTCCACTCAGAAAAAAGGTTCAAATGCTATCTTGGATTTTCAATTCCTGAAAAGTTTCAATATTAATGTTAACCCTCCTAAAGCTTTCTTGGTCAAGGAATTCCTTTGGCATCCTCCTATTCTGCATTGGATTAAATGTAACACTGATGGAGCGGCGTCTGGAGAACCACAACGTGCGGCTTGTGGTGGTATCTATAGAGATCATACCGGTATGCATAAGGGAAGTTTTTCCAAATTTCTAGGTCCAGGTAATGCTTTTCTAGCAGAGTTATTTGGAGCCATTTTGGCGATTGAGATTGCTAGACAGAAAAATTGGAATAACCTCTGGCTCGAAACGGATTCCACGCTTGTTGTTCTCGCTTTCTCCAAACCTCATATGGTGCCTTGGGCTTTCAGGAGCAGATGGGAGAATGTTATCAACCACACTAAATCCATTAACTTTTTGGTCACTCATATTTATCGGGAAGGAAACTACTGTGCGGATAGGCTTGCTAACATAGGATTACATGTTCAAGGCTTTACCTGGTGGGATGTTGTTCATAGGGAAATTCTTATGGAGTTTGCTAAAAACTCCATCGGTCTTCCAATTTATAGA TTACAAATCATGTCTGTTTGGGCTGTAGTGTTTTTTGAGGAAGGCGAACACATCAGGGTATGTCTGAACCCGCATTGGAATTTTAGTAGAGTTGTTAAAGCCATCAACATTGGGTTTCAACAACTTGACGGTCCTACCCGCAAAGTTAAACAAATAGATTATCATTGTCCATACATAACCTTGACGGATGCAAGCCCAGAAGGAACCTACATttattattgggatcgtgtgaaaAGTGATGTCgatgtggatctaatgttttggacatacAGTGGAGAAGTTAATCGAGACGTTCAAGATCCACTCGTTCTAGCAGTTATACTTGAGTAG